CTTAACGGGTTTGCTCTGTCGATACGCGGCAACATCTGCCGGTTCCAATTATCAAATTCCGAGATGAGCCGCTGCAGCACGTCCGGGTTCTTCTTCCCAAACTCAGCTTGCTCGTGGTGATCGACTGACAAGTCAAATAGACGACGCTGATTACCGCTGCGAAGATACTTCCAGTTCCCATGACGCACCGCATCCTGATCGTAGATGCGCCAGAAGAACGTGCGGTCCTCAACCGGACTCGATCCTTTAACTATCGGTAACAAGTCAATTCCATCCAACGCATAACCGTCTGCCGGTTTTGTTTCCGTCGCCGCGAGAATGGTCGCCGTCCAGTCCATCGAGATCGCCGCTTGATGAGTAACGCGATTAGCCGGAATGACGCCCGGCCAGCGAAGAATTGCCGGAACGCGAATGCCACCTTCCAACAGATCTCCTTTCCTGCCGGAGAAGGGCCATTGATACGAGAAGCGCTCGCCGCCGTTATCGCTCGTAAAGATCACCAGAGTATTTCGGTCCTTGCCCGCAGCGCTTAAAGCTTGCAGCACACGACCGACACCTTCATCCAAACTACGCATCATTTCCGCATACAACTTGAGAGAGCCGCCGCCGCCCATGGTTATCGGTTCAATGGTTTTGTCGGTGAAGGTGATCCGTTCGCCGCCTTTGCGATCCTGCCAGGGCCAGTGCGGAGCCGTGTAATGAAGACTCAAGTAGAACGGCTTGGTTCGACGCCGGCGAACGTATTCAACCGCCCGCTCAGTAAGCAAATCGGTCATATAACCATGCTGCTCAACGGGTTTTAGATTCTCATAAAGATCAGGCGCACCGCGACCGGTCTTGTGCAGGTGATAATCTACCGCGCCGGCGAGATTCCCAAAAAATTCGTCGAAGCCATGCGCATTCGGTCCCCACTCAGGGCGAAAGCCGAGATGCCACTTTCCGATCAGCGCTGTGTCATAGCCACTCGTTTTAAGAAGTGAAGCGATCGTCGGGTGGCCCGGATCCAGGCCCACGGTCAGGTTGTTCGCGGGCAACGGCTCGAGTAAGCCGATCTTCAACCGCGCCGGGTATCGACCGGTAATAAATCCAACGCGTGTGGGAGTGCAGACGGCTGAAGCAGAATATGCGTCGGTAAACCTCGCGCCTTGTGAAGCAAGCAGATCCAGATTGGGAGTCCGATAGTCTGGCCGACCGTAACAGCTGAGATCGCCCCACCCGAGATCATCGGCAAGAATGAAGATGACATTGGGACGATTCACTCGCGAAGGTTTTGGCGAAGCGGCAGGCAAATCCGTTTTGCCCGAGGTAGCGTTACGTTGCAAAAGCAGGGTCGCACTCGTCGCTAGCCCACCCAGGAAGTTCCGGCGAGTAAATTTCATGATGGAATCTTACATGGAAATGCCGCAGCTCGTGATTAATTGTGGTAGTGTCTGAATGTTGTGTTGCCCGATTCAGAATTCTTTAATGATCC
The nucleotide sequence above comes from Pyrinomonadaceae bacterium. Encoded proteins:
- a CDS encoding sulfatase-like hydrolase/transferase translates to MKFTRRNFLGGLATSATLLLQRNATSGKTDLPAASPKPSRVNRPNVIFILADDLGWGDLSCYGRPDYRTPNLDLLASQGARFTDAYSASAVCTPTRVGFITGRYPARLKIGLLEPLPANNLTVGLDPGHPTIASLLKTSGYDTALIGKWHLGFRPEWGPNAHGFDEFFGNLAGAVDYHLHKTGRGAPDLYENLKPVEQHGYMTDLLTERAVEYVRRRRTKPFYLSLHYTAPHWPWQDRKGGERITFTDKTIEPITMGGGGSLKLYAEMMRSLDEGVGRVLQALSAAGKDRNTLVIFTSDNGGERFSYQWPFSGRKGDLLEGGIRVPAILRWPGVIPANRVTHQAAISMDWTATILAATETKPADGYALDGIDLLPIVKGSSPVEDRTFFWRIYDQDAVRHGNWKYLRSGNQRRLFDLSVDHHEQAEFGKKNPDVLQRLISEFDNWNRQMLPRIDRANPLRT